Genomic DNA from Desulfonema ishimotonii:
GAGATGTTCGGGCAGGGTGTTAAAATATTCCATGACCTTTTCGTAGCGAACCGACGCATCCTGGTAGGACTGGTAAAATTCCAGCAGCTCCTTCCACGGGTCATACAGTTTCTCCTGGGCCGATAAAAAGGCGACCAGCGCCCCCAGTTCCAGCTGTCCCCTGATGGTCAGATAGCCGCCCAGGATAAAGATCAGAAACGGGCTGAGGCTGTTAAAAAAATTATTGCCGGTCTTTACGCCGTAGCGGTAGAGATTCCAGACGACCCGGATCTTTCTCAGCCGGTCCACGATCCGGTCGTATTTCCGGCCTTCGATATGATAGGTGCCGTTGCCGTGAATTTCGTGGATGCCGCTGACGGATTCCGCGATCTTGTCGGACAGCTCCCGTGTTGCCTCCACCCGCCTTTTGTTGGCCCGGTTGGCCCGTTTCTGGAGCTGCGGGACCAGAAAAAGGACGACCGGGTAGATGGAAAGGGAGACCAGCCCCAGGAGCGGGTTGAGCCAGATCAGATAGCCGCCGAATGCCAGCAGTGTCAGCACGTTGGTGACAGGCACGGCTATGGCCATGCCGACGAAATCGCCGGCAGCCGCGATTTCTGAGACCAGTGAGGCGACCACCATTCCCGGCTGTGTCTTTCTGAAAAAACCGAGGGGCAGGGTCAGGATATGATGATACAGCGCCTTTCGCATGTCGGCCAGCGCCCGCTGACCGATGAGGGTCTGAAGCACGTTGATGAGGTATTTCAGGCCGCTGGCCGTGAGAACGGCGGCCAGATAGATGCCGCAATAGGTGACCAGGAGATCTGTGTTTTTCAGAAATATCGCCTCATTGACAATTTTTTTCTGCATTTCCAGGGGCAGAACCCGCGCAAAGACGGTGATGGTGATGATCAGCAGCAGCAGAATCTGAAGTCTGAGGTCGCTGGCGCGGACCCACGATCCGAGAGGCCTTTCGGTCACTGCCTGATATTTTTCAGTTTTTCCCATCCGATATGACCCTCTGCGTCGCCGGGGGCAGGGCCGGTTATACCCGATACCGCGTCCGGCCTGAAATCCCCGTTTTTCAAAAATAACCGTCACGCCTGCCGGACAAGACCGGAGCGCCCCGAATTTTATGCGCCTGTTTAACCGATGAATGCAGGCCGGATCAGCCGGGTAGCCAGCGATGTCCCACAGCCCTGTATCATCCTGCAACGTCACATTATGACCCTAGTGCTTTGTCATCGCTTAATTTTAGGATCATCGGATTTCAATTTGTACCGGTGTCAGCAGGTTGCATTATGCTCAACCCTGATTTTTAGCTTTGACTATGCACTAGGTTGCCACCTGTGGGTCTGACGTGCTGATTTTCCGTTCGGCAAAATCCGGGCCACCATGTCACTGCCTGATTCTGAATTGTCCGTCGGATCGGTAGCAGCCTGAATTATTATCAGTACCTAATATAGCGTGTTGATACGTCAAAAGCAATCGCCTGCAACACAGATGAATTAACAGCAGCGCCGCCCGGTGCGCCGGAAGCCGCCGTGTGTAAGACGGCCCTGCTGTCGGGGTGCGGAGCGTGGGAGGCTATCCGCAGTTCAGATATCCGACCCCCGAAACGGCAGTGCCGCCCTGCGTGGCGGCTGAAACCGCACGGTATGCCGAAAGCCGCTGTATAAGGCGGCGCTGCCGCCGGGACGCAGAGCGTGGGAACGGAAGCCGGTGTTGAAAAAAATGTTCTCACAGAATTATTGACAGGAGGAAAGGATTTGTGGGCCGGACCGGCGCTTTCGATGCGCCTCCCCGGTGGAAAGTGCCAGCGAAAAGCGTCTCTGTGTCCGGTATTGACGAAGCCGGGGCGGACTGATACAGACCATTACATGGGGATGATTGTCCGCCACACAGATACCGTATTCTTCTGAAAAAGCGCAGATTCCAAATACTGAAAATCCGGTTTCCATGTGTCGGACGCCTTACAGCCGTGCGCCCTGGCCTATGCACCAGACGGCATTTCCGTAAGGGTGGTCGGCACAAATAAATTAAGCCGGAAGATCGAAGCCGGGGAATATTACCCACGCCGTTTAACGGTAGGGCGGGGTTACGTCCCCGCCGAAAACGGGGGCATAATCATCGGCGGGTAGTTTATTTGTGTCGAACTCCCCAACCATTTGCAGGGAAATTCTGGCATGTGTGATCGCCCTGACGTTCAGCGAACAGGGGGCAGCTTCCGATAAATAAAGGTGGTGTTTCATGCCATCTGATTTTGTCAGATGCGTATCGGCGCAACAGTTTTTAAAAACAGTAATCTCAGGCCTGAAGTCTGAACGCCGGAAGGCACAAATTCAGATGGAACAGGGGCGTCGTGTGCGAGATGCAGAAGTGAACTCAGCTCAGACAGGTTAATCCGGGGAACTATCGGCTTCGTATCCGAAATCGGAACATTACCTGAACAGGGCTGTAATATCGGACTATCCGGGACTGGCGGCACGGCAGCGCCGACAGCCGTGAGATCGCCCACACGCAGCAGGGACCATCATCAGATGAAACATACCGATATCCGAAATGCGGTCCGGCTGATCCGGGACCGGATTATCCGAACACCGCTTATCTTCTCCCCGACCCTCAGCCGCCTTTTCGGTGCGGAAATTTTCCTCAAACTGGAAAATTTGCAGAAAACCGGGTCGTTCAAAGTCCGGGGGGCCACATACAAACTGATGAAACACCGGAAAGCCATCGGACCCCTGGGCGTGGTGGCGGCCTCGGCCGGGAACCACGCCCAGGGCGTGGCCCTGGCAGCCCGGAACGCGGGGGTTCCGGCCACCATTGTCATGCCGGAATGGGCCTCCATCAGCAAACAGGAGGCCACCCGGAGCTATGGCGGTGATGTCATCCTCCACGGCAGGAGTGTGGGGGAGAGCCTGGAACGGGCGAAAGATCTGGCCAAAACAGACAGGATGTTCATCCATCCCTTTGACGATGCGGATATCGTCACCGGGCAGGGGACCATCGGACTTGAGATCCTGTCGGAAATGCCCGATACGGATATGATCCTGGTTCCCGTGGGCGGTGGCGGCCTGATTTCGGGAATTTCGGCTGCGGTAAAGCCGGTCCGCCCCGATATCCGCATCATCGGCGTGCAGGCCTCGGCCTGTCCGTCGGCCTTTGAATCCCTGCGGCACGGGGGCGTCACCCATGTGGACGCCCGGCGTTCCCTTGCCGACGGCATCAGCGTGAAACAGCCGGGGGAGCTGACCTTCAGGCTGATCCGAAAATATGCGGAGACCGTTGTGCTGGCGGAGGAAGAGCAGATCGCTGCCGCCATTCTCATGCTGCTGGAGCGCAAAAAGATTCTGGCCGAAGGCGCGGGCGCGGTGCCGCTGGCGGCCCTTCTCAATAATTCCGTCCGGCCGGACCCGGACAGCAAAGTGGTGCTGGTGATCAGCGGCGGGAATGTTGACAGCCCCGTCCTGGGCCGGGTTATCCGGAAGGGGCTGCTGAAAAAAGGGCGGATCATGCGGGTCCGGCTCTACCTGGAGGATAGCCCCGGTGCGCTCTCCAAACTCCTGACACAGATTGCACAGCTCAGGGCCAATGTACTCCACATCGTCCATGACCGGGATGTCAAAGACCTGCCCATCAGCATCACCTATGTGGATCTCGAACTGGAAACCCGTGGCCCCGCCCATGTGGATGAGATCCGGGCCGCCCTGAAAAAAGAGGGGTACAATATCGGACTTGAATCCTATCCCTGAAAAGATCCGCCGGAGAGTGCCGCAGCCCTTGCGATCCGCCATTTTCTGAAACGCCGCCACGCGATCTTTGCGGAAATGATGCGGTGGCAGGCGTTATGAATGGCGGCCTCTGAAAATAATGATCTGCTCCAAAACGATCAGAATTGAAACGTCCGGTCATTTATGTTAGGAAAGGAAACTTTGATCTGCGAAACCGAAAAGTTATGCTGAACGGCGATATCCGTCAGGCCTGCCGGGCCTTTAAGAAGCTGTTTTAAAAATACCGGCAACTCGGAAACGGAGTGCGAAAATTAAGGCAGGATGCCTGTTTTTCGCGGGTTCTGCAAAAGTACGCCCCCCTTCGGGGGCTGACTTTTGCACTCCGAAAATATTTTTAAAACAGCTTCTAACAGCGCAGCGGAACAGATCGCAGCCACACCCGCTGGCGCATCCGGCTGTTCAGAGCGCTGCTTCGTAAGGCGCTTCGGGAATATATCAGGAGAAAGTTAAACAGCTATGGGCATCAGAGATTTACTCAGACCGAAATGGAAGCACAGTGACCCCGCGATCCGCCTGAAAGCGGTCCGGGAAATGGCCCCTGAACAGGGCGAACGGCTCCGGCAGATCCTCCTGGAGGATCCCGATCCCGATGTGCGGATGGCCGCCCTT
This window encodes:
- the ilvA gene encoding threonine ammonia-lyase encodes the protein MKHTDIRNAVRLIRDRIIRTPLIFSPTLSRLFGAEIFLKLENLQKTGSFKVRGATYKLMKHRKAIGPLGVVAASAGNHAQGVALAARNAGVPATIVMPEWASISKQEATRSYGGDVILHGRSVGESLERAKDLAKTDRMFIHPFDDADIVTGQGTIGLEILSEMPDTDMILVPVGGGGLISGISAAVKPVRPDIRIIGVQASACPSAFESLRHGGVTHVDARRSLADGISVKQPGELTFRLIRKYAETVVLAEEEQIAAAILMLLERKKILAEGAGAVPLAALLNNSVRPDPDSKVVLVISGGNVDSPVLGRVIRKGLLKKGRIMRVRLYLEDSPGALSKLLTQIAQLRANVLHIVHDRDVKDLPISITYVDLELETRGPAHVDEIRAALKKEGYNIGLESYP